From the genome of Leptolyngbya sp. 'hensonii':
GGCTTACATGGCTGAAAATAGTGTTTTTGGCTCAACAGTTCAGGTGCTGGGTTTGGGAATTCAAACTCAGACCGTCAACTACTACTACACCATTGCGCCAGTGGCCTATGTCGGCGAAGCTTACACGCAGACCGTGAACAGTGCGGCTGCTTCTTTGAAAGGTCCCTTACGGTCCTATATGGGCGGTGTGGCTTTGGGTACAGTGCAGGAAACCAGTGAAACCACGACCCTCTCTGTTCTGTGTGAGACCAAGCAAGTGGGTAAGCCTGATTCCACCAATTTCCCGGCGGTGACCTCCAATTTTATTACGGCTGGCCAGTGTCAGGCAGATCCCAATAGTGGGGCCTACCGGTTGCTGAATGGGAAATAGGTCAGCCGTTGATCTGGATGTGTGTGTCTATTTCTAATGGGTCAGGGTGACATCTGACCCATTTTTTTATTCTGAAGAGGTTCAGTAGAAACAGTCAAAATACTGCAATGTAAGAATAATTGGTTTAAATTAAGCTTTTACAATGGGTTTACGGTGGTTTGAATTCGCATCGAATGTTGGCCACTTTTTCAAACGGCTGACCTGTTTTGATCATCATGACACGATCGGAAAACTGGATGAGAACAGTTGTTGCCCATGCTTGAGCCTCCGAATTGGGATTTCTCCAAGCAGCATTTTCCAGAAAATCTTGTATCAGATGGGTGGGTACAGGCGATTGAAGGACTGACCAGAAATTTGTGCTCAGAACCGACGACGCCACCGGAATATGAACAGGAGGAAACTTCACGACGGCAGATTGTTCTGGAGACAACCGAATCAGAGGATTTTGAGGCTTTCCTGCAACTGGTCCTGGACAATCTGCCGCTGTTTATTTTCTGGAAAGATCGGAATTCTGTCTATTTGGGCTGCAACCAAAGGTTTGCTCACGTCGCAGGGTTTGCCCATCCACGCCATATCTTTGGTAAAACGGACGATGAGATGCCCTGGCGACCAGAGGAGCGAGAGGCTTTCCTGGCCCTCGATCGGCTGGTGATGGAAACCAACACCCCGCGCTACAACGTGATTGAATCTCAACGGACAGCCGATGGGCGGCAAACCTGGTCTGAAACTAGCAAGATTCCCTTACGGGACGCAACTGGTCAGGTGATCGGTATTCTGGGCATTTTTCAAGACATTACGGAACGTAAGCAGGCGGAGGAATCTCTGCAAGTGGCAGAGGCAAAGTACCGGAGCATTTTTGAGAATGCAGTGGAAGGGATCTTTCAGACGACTGCCGATGGTCAATACCTGATTGCTAATCCTATGCTAGCCCGGATTTATGGCTACGAGTCGGTGACAGAATTGGTGGATCGATTAACGGATATCCAGCATCAACTGTACGTAGACCCGACCAGACGGGAGACTTTTATGCAACTGATGCGGGACCAGGGTGCGGTTTGGGGCTTTGAATCCCAGGTTTATCGTAAGGATGGCAGCATTATCTGGATCTCGGAAAGTGCCCGTGCTTTAAAGGATGAAACTGGGCAATTATTAGGCTACGAGGGAACAGTAGAAGATATCACCGATCGCAAGCAGGTAGAAGCGGAGCTTCTAAAGCGGGATAACCTGTTGCAGGCGGTGGCTGAGGCCACCAATTATCTTCTGACTGCCGTTGATTTTGGGGTGGCGATTAACAAGACGCTAGAAACTTTAGGGCAGGCAGCAGATGTCGATCGGGTCTATATCTACGAAAACCATCTTCATCCCGAAACGACGGAACTGGCTATGAGTATGCGGTTCGAGTGGACGAGGCCGGGAATTGAACCCAGCATCACCCAGTCCCACTGGCAGAACCGTCCCTACAGTACCTTTCAGCAGATGCGCTGGTATGAAACGCTGGCGGCGGGTCAGTCTGTCCATGGGTTGACCCAGGATTTCCCCCCCGTTGAGCGGGAGATCTTGGATCGCGATCAGATTCGTTCGATTCTCCTGGTCCCAATTCTGGTGGATGACCAGTTTTGGGGATATATCGGGTTTGATGATTGTCGATCGGAACGACGATGGTTTAAGAGCGAGGAATCCATTCTGGTGGCCATGGCGATCAGTATTGGGGGCGTGTTGAAGCGGGAGCAGGCTGAGACCACAATTCGCTACCAGGCTTTCCATGATTTGCTCACAGGGCTACCCAATCGGGCTCAATTTAATACACACCTGCCCGCTTCTCTCCTGGGGGCTCAACAAACGGGGCAGATGCTGGCCGTGATGTTTCTGGATCTGGATCATTTCAAAACCATCAACGATACCTTGGGCCATGCGATCGGAGACAAGTTGCTGCAAGTCGTGGCCAGTCGTCTGGCGGCCTGCCTGCGGGAAGGGGATGTGATTTCCCGTTGGGGGGGGGATGAGTTTACCCTGCTCCTGCCTCGAATTGTTCATCCAGAGGATGCCACGAAAATTGCCCAGCGGATTTTGGAGGCGCTGAAGCCTCCCTTTCAGATTGAAGCTCAGGAACTCTATATCAGTAGCAGTATTGGCATTGCCCTCTATCCAACCGATGGTGAGGATGTTCAAACTCTATTGCGCAATGCGGATGCTGCTTTGTACTGCGCCAAGGAACAGGGTCGCAACAATTACCAATTTTATACGCCCGTTTTGACGACGAGGGCGTCTGAGTTGCTCAACCTGGAGAGTCGATTGCATCAAGCTCTGGAATTGGGTGAGTTTATCCTCCATTACCAACCTCAGATCAACCTGAAAACGGGCAAAGTCAGTCGGATGGAGGCATTGGTACGCTGGCAACATCCGGAATTAGGTCTGATTCCGCCAAAACGCTTTATTCCCCTGGCAGAAGATAGCGGTTTGATTGTGGCGATCGATGAATGGGTGTTGGAAACAGCCTGTCAGCAGATCCGGATCTGGCAACAGAGTGGACTGTCTGAATTGCGGATGGCGGTTAACCTGTCTGCCCGCCATTTTCAACGCCCTGGTCTGGTGTCTTGCATTCAGCGCATCTTACAGGAGACTCAACTGAAACCAGCGCACTTGGAACTAGAGATGACGGAAACTACGGTCATGCAGAATGTAGAGGTTACGATCGAAACCTTGCATCAACTGCATAGCCTGGGGATTCACATCTCCCTGGATGACTTTGGAGCCGGTTATTCTTCCCTCGGATATTTGAAAAAGTTTCCCCTGCATACCCTGAAAATCGATCGGTCTTTTATCTGCGATCTCAAGGCTAATTCTCAGGATTTTGCCATTATCAGTGCCATTATTACCCTGGCCCAGGGGCTGGGTCTGGATGTGGTCGCTGAAGGTGTAGAGACACCAGACCAATTGGAATTGCTGCGGGTTCTGAATTGTAAGGAAGTTCAGGGGTACCTGATCAGTCCCCCATTGTCTTTGACAGAGGCTACCCTGTTCCTCCACCACTATGATCAATCCTGGATTTATCAGGACCATACCTGTTAGAGACGGAGTATGCTCCACCTCTAACAGGTATGGGCTAAAACTGTCTCAGGAAGCGCAGGTCGCTGGCATACAGGCGACGAATGTCATCAATTTGGTGCAGTACCATGGCAAAGCGCTCGGCACCAAACCCGGCAGCAAAGCCGGTGTACACTTCGGGATCGTAACCGACTGCCTTCAGGACATTCGGGTCTACCATACCGCAGCCCATGACTTCTAACCAGCGGCCTCGCCACTGCACGTCCACTTCGGCGGAGGGTTCTGTGAAAGGAAAGTAGCTGGCCCGAAAACGAACCGGCAGATCATCCCCAAACATCTCCTGCAGGAAGACTTTGATCGTGCCTTTCAGATCAGTGAAGGTTAGCCCCTCGTCGATCGCCAGAATCTCCACCTGATGAAACACGGCAGCATGGGTAGCATCCACCGTATCCCGCCGATAGCACCGGCCTGGAGACACAATCCGAATCGGAGGTTCATTTTCACTCATGTACCGGATCTGCACCGACGAGGTATGGGTGCGGAGCAGGTTGCCATCGGGCAGGTAGAAGGTGTCCTGCATATCACGAGCTGGATGGTCAGCGGGAGTATTCAGGGCTTCGAAGTTGTAGTAGTCGGTCTCCATTTCCGGACCCTGGGCAACGGTGTAGCCCAACCCGACAAAAATATCGATCACCCGATCGATCACGCCACTGATGGGATGGACCCGCCCCTGGGGACGATAGACACCAGGCAACGTCACATCCAGGGTTTCGGCCTCCAGTTGGGCCTGGATCTGGGCCGCCTGTAGGGCTGCTTTTTTACTGTCCAGGGCTGACTGAATGGCATCCTTCACCTCATTGGTCAGGGCTCCAATCAGCGGGCGTTCTTCCGGCGGGAGCTTGCCCATTGCCCCCAACAGTTGGGAGAGTTGCCCCTTCTTGCCCAGGAATTTAATCCGAAATTGCTCCAGCTCATCCAGGGTTTGAGCTGCAGCTACTTCCCCTTCAGCATCCCGGCGCAGGGCTTCCAGTTGATCGTTCAGGCTTTCAGGCGGATTCGTCATGCCAATACTCTATTACAGCCATTTCCAATTATAAGTGTGGTTCATGACCGTTAGATGTAAGGCAGAATGGGAGTCGTCCTTCCGATCGATGACAATGGCGATGAAACTTCTAGTCAGCAACGATGATGGTATTTTTGCCCAGGGCATCCGGAGTTTGGCCAATATCTTCGCTGAAGCCGGTCACAATGTGACGGTGGTTTGCCCGGATCAGGAGCGATCTGCTACGGGACATGGCCTGACCCTACATCAGCCGATTCGGGCTGAGAAAATGGAAGGGATTTTTCATCCCTCGGTGACGGCCTGGGCCTGTTCTGGGACTCCTGCTGATTGTGTGAAGCTGGCGCTCTGGGCACTGTTGGAGGGTCCTCCAGATTTTGTCCTATCGGGGATTAACCATGGCTCTAATCTGGGGACAGATGTGTTGTACTCAGGAACGGTCTCAGCCGCAATGGAGGGTACGATCGAGGGGATTCCCAGCGTTGCATTTAGCCAGACCAGCTACACCTCCAGGGAATTTCAGACTGCTGCGGCCTTTGCCAAGATGTTACTGGAACAGATGGCGGCCCAGCCTTTGCCAGAGCCCGTCCTGCTCAATGTCAACATTCCGGCGGTCAAGCCGGAGGAGATTACCGGGGTAGCCATGACTCGCCAGGGGATTCGCCGCTATCTGGATATTTTTGAGAAGCGGGTTGATCCAAGGGGTAAGACGTACTACTGGCTGGCGGGGGAACTGCTGGAAGAGGTGGCGGAGGAGTCTGACCTGGATTGGGTCAACCAAATTCCCACAGATGTTGAGGCGATTCGCAAGAACCTGATTACCATTACGCCTTTGCAATATAATCTGACCTCTAACCTGGTTCTGGAACACCTGCAAAAATGGCAGTTTGATGTTTCGATGTCTAAAAGTTGAGAACTTTCTCGATAAAATGACCCAAAAATCTGCAATGGGGTCTCATTTCTCACAGAATTAATATAGATTTTGACAAATTTACTTTTTGTGATTTTCAAAAAGTTTCAATAGCAATTCTTCTCTCTTTTTGAAATTTAAATTGAATTCTTAACTTTTCTCAGGGAGGGCTGTGAGATTAATCACGGAGAGGCTGTGAGATTAATCACGGAGAAGTCTGGAATTCCACAATCCTGAGATGCTAGAACATAATTAATGCTGGAGATTAGTTGAAAAAATCTGGCTAAAGTGTGTTCTAGAATGTACTTTTAACACTGACAACTTGCTTTAAAGAGAGTAGACAATAGAGAGTAGATAATAGAAGGATAGAAGCTGGTTGACTGACAAAACTCCTGAAACCCCTGAAATCTCGTAGGTTGGGTTAAGGTGCAAAACCCAACACAAAAGCCTTGACAAGGTTTGGTGGAGCAGAGCGAAACCCAACCTACAGAAAAAGTTTTGTCAGTCAATCAGGATAGAGGACAGCAAGATGAAGGGGAAGTCTCTTTCGGGTGATTTACCTCTGTGCTGACCTGGTTTATGCTCTGGTAAATGGGTTGCAAGACGAAATATCTTCCTGCTGGATGATTGCAGTCGGGGTGCGGGTTAGAAATGGCAGGAGTTGCTCTTGAGGTTTGGCTGATTTTCAGGAAAACTCATGTCTAGTATAGAAAACCAGTTCACTGTGCGCCTTTGGGGAGTTAGAGGGAGTATTGCCTGTCCCGGAGCCGAGACAGTTCGATACGGGGGGAACACCCCCTGTATTGAAATGCGGGTTGGGGGGCAGGTTCTGATTTTTGATGGGGGAACTGGTTTACGAGTTTTGGGCCAATCCCTTTTGAGTGAAATGCCTCTGGAAGGGCATCTGTTCTTTACCCACACCCACTGGGACCATATTCAGGGCTTTCCCTTCTTTGTGCCTGCTTTTGTTAAAGGGAATTGTTTCCACATTTATGGGGCTCCTTCACCCAATGGGATGACGATCGAACAGCGGCTGATTAACCAGATGTTGGATCCAAACTTCCCGGTGCCGCTGCAAATTATGGGATCTGATCTGAGGTTTAACGATATTCAGATTGGGCAGCAGATCTATCTGGGTGACATTACGATCGAGACTGCTTTGCTCAACCATCCGGGGCAGGCCACGGGCTACCGGGTAAATTGGCGGGGTTGTTCGGCGGTCTATGCGACCGATACGGAGCATCTTCTGGATCAACTGGATGAAAATCTGCTCCGTCTGGCGCAAGATGCGGATGTGATGATCTACGATGCTACGTATACGGATGAGGAATATCATTCCACCACAGCCAGCAAGATTGGGTGGGGGCATTCCACCTGGCAGGAAGCCATTAAGATGGCTGAAGCAGCTCGTGTGAAGCAGTTGGTGATTTTTCACCATGACCCGCTGCATAACGATGATTTTCTCGATCGGATTGCCTTTCAAGCCAGAGAACGCTTTCCTCAAGCTGTGATGGCCCGAGAGGGGATGGTTCTGCAGTTGATTGAAGAATCCGCTTTAGAGGTGGATTCTGGCGTAGCACCGGAATTGAAGATTTCTGTCTGAAGGGTCCATAACCCAACTTTTGCTGTTCAGATCTCCGACTTCTTGACGAAATCGAAGATCTGATTCCCAGATGATTAGGGTCTAACCCATTAGAGCTGTTAATCGGGAGAGAGTCCCTTCGTGGCCAACCACTCCCGATTAAACAAACGAGATTGGTAGCGGGCTCCCCCGTCACATAAAACGGTGACGATCGTGTGACCCGGTCCGAGCTGTTTGGCGACCTGGACTGCTGCTGCCACATTGATGCCTACAGACCCGCCCATAAATAGGCCATCCCGACGGAGGAGTTGATAGACTACCCGAAGGCAATCCGGATCTTCAACCCGAACCGCATCATCCACCGGTGCTCCCTGTAAGTTGCTCGTGACCCGACTGGTGCCGATGCCTTCGGTGATGGAATTGCCTTCGACCTTAATTTCGCCGGTCTTGAAATAGTTGTAGAGGCCACTTCCCATCGGATCTGCCAGAACGCACCGAACAGTCGGATTTTTCTCCTTCAGGTACAGGGCGACCCCTGCGTAGGTTCCGCCTGTACCTGTGGCGGCGACCCAGGCATCAATCCGGCCTTCGGTTTGCTGCCAGATTTCAGGACCCGTCGTTTCGTAATGGGCCTGCCGATTGGCCAGGTTATCAAATTGATTGGCCCAGACAGCATTCTCCATTTCCTCCGCCACCCGACCAGACAGGCGGACGTAGTTGTTGGGGTCTTTATAGGGGACGGCAGGAACCGGGCGAACTTCTGCCCCCAGAGTTCTCAGCGCTTCCATCTTTTCCTGAGATTGGGTTTCTGGGATGATGATCAGGCATTTGTAACCTTTGGCATTGCAAATGTGGGCCAGCCCAATTCCGGTGTTACCGGCAGTGCCTTCCACCACCGTTCCTCCAGGCTTCAGCAGGCCCCGTGCTTCGGCATCCTGGATGATGTAGAGGGCGGCCCGGTCTTTGACGGAACCGCCAGGGTTCAAAAATTCTGCCTTACCCAGAATCTCGCAGCCTGTTTCCTCGCTGAAACTGTTTAACCGTATCAGGGGAGTGTTTCCGATCGTCCCCACAAACCCGTTTTTGATCTCCATACTGGCGTTCTATGTGAATCCCTCTTCCATCCTATGCGGAAAGGTTCTCCCTACAACATCTGCTCCTGGATCTCCAGGTTCAGACTGGAGCAAAAATTGTCGGACCATTGCATCCAATGGTCCGACAGGGGATTGAAGGGTATCCGTGATCCTTATTTGTTGGGTTGGGGCGTCATCCGCAGGTAAGGCTTGACGACGGTGTAGCCCTTGGGAAACTTCTCCTTCAGGACTTCCGGATCCTGCAGAGATGGAACGATGACACAGTCCCCCCCATCCTTCCAATTGGCCGGTGTGGCCACACTGTAGTTGTCCGTCAATTGCAGAGAATCAATCACCCGGAGCAACTCATCAAAGTTCCGTCCGGTGCTGGCTGGATAGGTGAAGGTCAGGCGCAGCTTTTTCTTAGGGTCGATGATAAACACAGAACGGACGGTCAGGGTATCGTTGGCGTTGGGATGGATCATGTCGTAGAGGTCAGAAACCTTACGATCGGGATCGGCCAGAATTGGGTAGTTGAGTTTGGCATTCTGGGTTTCTTCAATGTCCCCCACCCAACCTTTGTGGGAAGCCACATCATCCACACTGAGGGCCAGAACTTTGACATTGCGCTGGTCGAACTCTGGCTTCAGGCGAGCCACTTCGCCCAGTTCTGTGGTGCAAACGGGAGTGAAATCCTTAGGATGGGAGAATAAAACCACCCAACTATCACCAGCCCAATCATAGAAGTGGAGTTCACCGTCTGTGGAGGCTTGAGTAAAATCTGGTACGGTGTCACCGAGTCGAAGAGCCATATCCAAATATCCTATGCGTAATGAAAACACAAGCTGGTCCTTCCAATCATGCCATAACTCCGGTTTTCCGCTCGGAGTACGGCTGTTTTTGTAATTTTATTTTAAGCTTTAGCGCAAGATGTTAATGGAGGGGTCAGCTTAACTGGTTGCGAAACCGATTGATGCTGATGGCCAGGAGGACGATCGCAAAGCTGCCCAGGGCCAGTGCATTGGGCCAGAGCACATCCAGCCCCACACCTTTGAGCAGAATACCGCGAGTGATGGCCACGTAATGGCGCAGAGGATCCAGCAGGGACAGGTATTGGAGGAACAGGGGCATGCTTTCGATCGGGGCGATCGCGCCAGAAAGCTGAATCAGGGGCAGGTTGAAGAAGAAAGAAGTTAATACCACCTGTTGTTGCGATCGGGACAGGGTCGCCAGCATAATCCCCAGCCCAATCCCGACGAACACGTACAGCCCTGAGAGGAGCATAAACAGGAGGAAATTGCCTCGGAACGGAACCCCAAAAATACCCCGGCCCACGGTCAGGGCCAGGAGCACATCCCCCATGAGCAGAACGAACAGGGGCACAATCTTCGCTAACAGAATCTCCCAAGCCTCTGCCGGGGTCATCAGCAGTTGTTCCAGGGTGCCGGAATCTTTCTCCCGGACCACGGTTACGGACGACACCAGGGAGCCGATCAGGGTGAGGACGACGCCCATGACGCCAGGGACAAAGAACCAGCTACTGGTCAAACCGGGATTGTAGAGAAAACTGACCTGAGGGTCCACGATCGGCGGTGCGGTCACGCCCTGCAGTTTACGGCTGAATTGGGTAATCATCTGGTTCAGGTAGCCACTGGCAATCCCAGCGGTATTGGCATCCACCCCATCGATCAACACCTGCACCTCCGCCGATTCACCCCGGGCCATGGCCTGGTCAAACTTGGGGGGAATTACCAGGCCGGCGGTTAAGTGCCCTTCCCGCACCTGCTGACTGAGTTTCTCTTCATCCAGCAGCATCTGTTCCAGGTCAAACACCCGATTATTCGTCAGGACCGAGACCAGTTCTCGACTGTTAGAAGTCTGGGCATAGTCCACCACACCCAACTTGAGAAAATGCACATCGGGATTCAGGGCAAACCCATAGAGCAAAAGCTGGATCGTGGGTGGAAACACCAGTAGAAACAACAACTGCTTGTTGCGGAGGATCTGGTTGATCTCTTTGACCACCAGTGCCCAGAAGCGGCTCTCAAAAAATTGGTTCAACGATTTCCACATCGGGGGCTCCTTGATCAATCCTCAATCCGGTAGTTGCATCTGCCGCAGTCCCTTGCGGGCAATGTTGAATAGCACAATTCCTATGATCACCAGCACCAGTTCTGCAAACCAGACTCCCGACCAACCCGTTCCGCGAACATAGGCATCCCGAGTGATCTCGATAAAGTAGCGGGCTGGCACGATGTTGCTGACCACGGAGAGGGGAAACGGAATATTACTCAGGGGATAGATAAAGCCGGAGAGTAGCAAAGCGGTGAGAAATCCGATCAAGGCAACCACCTGCACCGCTGCATTCTGGTTGGTGGTCCGGACCCCAATCTGGAGACCAAACAGAACAGCGTCCAGGAGAAACAGTAGGGTGCCCAGCAGGAGTGGTGTGGGATCCCCCACCAGGCTGATCTGGAAGACGATCGATCCCAACCCCATGACGAATAGAGCCTCTGTGAGACCGATCAGCCAGTAGGCCAGCGCTTTGCCCAGGAGCAATTCTTCTGCCGTCATGCTGGAAGCATAGACTTGCAAAATGGTGCCCTTTTCCTTCTCCCGCACCATCGCGATCGCCGTCAGCAGCGAGGGAAACACCCACAGCACCACGGCAAAGACCCCCGGTACGATGTATAGAGACTCTTTCCGACCCGGATTGAACCAGATGCGGGTGTGGGGTGTCACCAACTGGGAGTCAGGCAGAAATCCAGCTTGTTGCAGAAAGAACTTATTCGTCGCCTGCACACTGTTTTTGATCACCCGGGCATTGTTAGCGTCCGTGCCATCGATCATCACCTGAATCTTAGTCGGTTTACCGGCCTTCAGGTTGCGGCTGAATTCGGGAGGGAGGATCACAGTGGCCTTGGCAATCCCCCGATCGAGGGCGTCCTGCAACGGGTCTGAGCCTGTCCAAGGGGTGGGTTGAAACTGGTTCGTGGCCCAGAGCCGTTCCTCATAAGCCTGACTCAGGGGGCTGTGGTCAAAGTCCTGTACCACCAGAGGAATGTTTTTGGCCTCCAGGCGAATGGCGAAGCCAAAAATCAGCAGGGCCATGGTGGGTAATAGAAAAGCCAGGGCCAGGGTCAGGCGATCGCGCTGAAACTGGGCCAGTTCTTTTTGGCATTGGGACAAAATTCGTTTCATTTGATCTCCTTCATCCCATTTGTTGCCTCATTGTGCCAGATGGCTGATGCCCGTATCGGTTCTTTGCACAATGCCAATGAACGCATCCTCCAGGGAGTAGGGAATGGGACGGAGGGAGTGGATCCTAATCTGGGCAGCGGTGAGCCGCGATCGTACCCGAGGAATGTCTGTCTCTGGGTGATCCAGAACCACATGTAATCGATCGCCGAAGATGGAAACCCGCCAGTTGTCCAGGTCAAGTCTCAGTTCATCGGCGGCGGCCTGAGTTCGATCCACGACCAGTTCCACCAGTTGGCCGGGTTGGGTCGCCTTGATTTCGCTGGGGGAGCCCTGGGCCACCACCTCTCCGGCCACCAGAAAGCCCATACGGTTGCACTGTTCGGCCTCTTCCAGATAATGGGTCGTGACCAGAATGGCCGTGCCCTGGTGGGCTAGGTCATTGATCAACCGCCAGAACTGGCGACGGGCCAGGGGATCGACCCCAGAGGTGGGTTCATCTAAAAACAGGATTTCGGGTTCATGCATGACCGAGGCTCCGAAGGCCACCCGTTGTTTCCAGCCCCCCGGCAGTTGCCCCGTCAGCATCTTCTCCCGCCCAGTCAGACCACAGGTTTCAATCACCCAGTCAATTTTCCGCCGACGGGCCTGCCGGGGCACCTCGTAGACGCCGCAATAAAACTCCAGATTTTGCACGATCGTCAGGTCATCGTACAGGGTAAACTTCTGGCTCATGTAACCGATCCGCTGTCGCAGGGCACTACTCCGTAGATCCCGACTTTGTCCGGCTAGGACCATCTGTCCGGCGGAGGGTTCCAGCAGCCCGCACAGCATCTTAATCGTGGTGGTTTTCCCGGCTCCGTTGGCTCCCAATAATCCGTAGATCTCACCATAGCGTATCTCCAGGCTGACATCCTTGACCGCCTGGAATTGACCGAAGACCCGTTTCAGGTGGGTGGCCCCGATCGCGACCTCAGATCTGGATTCCCCTCTGCTTCTCCGACTGCCTCGCAGCGATCGAGGCAGGGGAATGAACTGGGGGTCCGATCCCTGTTGGCGTAACCGGGTGACGAACACATTCTCCAGAGTGGTTTCCGTGGCTTGGACTGTGTCCAGACGTAACTGATGATGGGCGGCAATCGCCCGCACCTGAGTTTCTCCAGCCACCGCATCCTGGACCAGCACATCCAGACGATCGCCAAAGGTCTGGATATCGACCAGGTTCTGGCTGGGGGCCACCCGTTCCACGGATGAACCGGGCAGGTCCGTGCCTGCGATCGCGCTTTGCAGGGCCTGTTCCAATTCTGAGATCATGCCCGTTCGCACCTCCAGCCGTTGTAGGCCCAAATCGGCCCGCAGTTCTCCCAGGGTGCCCATCTGGTGAATCTGTCCCTCATACATCAGGGCAATTCGGTTACAGCGTTCGGCCTCATCCAGATAGGGGGTGGCCACCACGATCGTCACCCCTTCTGTGGCAACTGTCGCCAGCACATCCCAGAAATCCCGCCGGGACACCGGGTCCACCCCGGTGGTCGGTTCATCCAGGAGCAAAATCTGGGGTTGGGACACCAGGGCACAACAGAGACAGAGCTTTTGCTTCATCCCGCCAGAGAGTTGACCGGCCAACCGGGAGCCAATCTGATCCAGATTCATCAGACGTAGATAGCGATCGCGCCGATCGGCAAACAAATCAGGCGGAATCTGATGTAATCCGGCACTATACTCCAGATTTTCGTCGATGCTCAGGTCCAGGTACAGGGAAAACTGCTGGGTCAGGTAGCCGATATTCAGGCGGGCATCTCGGGGCGTTTGGCCTAGCACCCGCACTGTGCCTGCGGATGCCTCCATCACCCCACCCAGGATATGGAAGGTGGTGGTTTTCCCGGCTCCATCGGGGCCAATTAACCCAAAAATTTCACCCCGGTTCACCGTGAAGCTGATTCCCCGCACCGCCGCCAATTTTCCATAGCGCTTTTGCAGATCCTGCACCTCAATCATGGGGGTGTTGGAAGAAACTGCGATCGATGCTTCCCGGAAGGCCTCTTTCCGGATCATCGACCCGACTCCGATCCGGCCAGAATCTCAGCATCAGCGGGTAGACCGGGTTTGGCAAAGCCCCCGGGCTGGTTAATTCGGATCTTGATGCCAAAGACTTGTTTGACCCGATCCTTCTGAAAATAAATGTTTTCGGGGGTGAAGGAAGCCTGGGTGTCAATGGCTGTCACTTCTCCCTCCAGGGGGGTTTCCCGTTTCAAATCAGAATCCAGGTAAACCCTGGCCTTTTGCCCTATCTTGATGCGGCCAATATCGGCATCGGGAACGTAGCCACGGAGATAAACATCGTTGGGATTGATTACCGTTAGTAAGGTCTTGCCACTGGTGACCACTGCTCCCGGTTCCACGCTGCGGGCTGTCACAACGCCATCGATCGGGCTGATGATGTTCAAATACTGGATCTGGGCCTGAACTTGTTGTTTGGCTGCTCGGGCACTGGCGACCTCCGATCGGGCGGCATCCAGTTGGGACTGGGCCTGGATGAGCCGGGT
Proteins encoded in this window:
- a CDS encoding type IV pilin-like G/H family protein; amino-acid sequence: MKAEFKAKFLHHLAQKHAQKHAQEDGESKGFTLVELLVVIIIIGILSAIALPSFLNQANKAKQSEAKQNVGSMNRAQTAYMAENSVFGSTVQVLGLGIQTQTVNYYYTIAPVAYVGEAYTQTVNSAAASLKGPLRSYMGGVALGTVQETSETTTLSVLCETKQVGKPDSTNFPAVTSNFITAGQCQADPNSGAYRLLNGK
- the surE gene encoding 5'/3'-nucleotidase SurE yields the protein MTVRCKAEWESSFRSMTMAMKLLVSNDDGIFAQGIRSLANIFAEAGHNVTVVCPDQERSATGHGLTLHQPIRAEKMEGIFHPSVTAWACSGTPADCVKLALWALLEGPPDFVLSGINHGSNLGTDVLYSGTVSAAMEGTIEGIPSVAFSQTSYTSREFQTAAAFAKMLLEQMAAQPLPEPVLLNVNIPAVKPEEITGVAMTRQGIRRYLDIFEKRVDPRGKTYYWLAGELLEEVAEESDLDWVNQIPTDVEAIRKNLITITPLQYNLTSNLVLEHLQKWQFDVSMSKS
- a CDS encoding EAL domain-containing protein gives rise to the protein MLEPPNWDFSKQHFPENLVSDGWVQAIEGLTRNLCSEPTTPPEYEQEETSRRQIVLETTESEDFEAFLQLVLDNLPLFIFWKDRNSVYLGCNQRFAHVAGFAHPRHIFGKTDDEMPWRPEEREAFLALDRLVMETNTPRYNVIESQRTADGRQTWSETSKIPLRDATGQVIGILGIFQDITERKQAEESLQVAEAKYRSIFENAVEGIFQTTADGQYLIANPMLARIYGYESVTELVDRLTDIQHQLYVDPTRRETFMQLMRDQGAVWGFESQVYRKDGSIIWISESARALKDETGQLLGYEGTVEDITDRKQVEAELLKRDNLLQAVAEATNYLLTAVDFGVAINKTLETLGQAADVDRVYIYENHLHPETTELAMSMRFEWTRPGIEPSITQSHWQNRPYSTFQQMRWYETLAAGQSVHGLTQDFPPVEREILDRDQIRSILLVPILVDDQFWGYIGFDDCRSERRWFKSEESILVAMAISIGGVLKREQAETTIRYQAFHDLLTGLPNRAQFNTHLPASLLGAQQTGQMLAVMFLDLDHFKTINDTLGHAIGDKLLQVVASRLAACLREGDVISRWGGDEFTLLLPRIVHPEDATKIAQRILEALKPPFQIEAQELYISSSIGIALYPTDGEDVQTLLRNADAALYCAKEQGRNNYQFYTPVLTTRASELLNLESRLHQALELGEFILHYQPQINLKTGKVSRMEALVRWQHPELGLIPPKRFIPLAEDSGLIVAIDEWVLETACQQIRIWQQSGLSELRMAVNLSARHFQRPGLVSCIQRILQETQLKPAHLELEMTETTVMQNVEVTIETLHQLHSLGIHISLDDFGAGYSSLGYLKKFPLHTLKIDRSFICDLKANSQDFAIISAIITLAQGLGLDVVAEGVETPDQLELLRVLNCKEVQGYLISPPLSLTEATLFLHHYDQSWIYQDHTC
- a CDS encoding MBL fold metallo-hydrolase; this translates as MSSIENQFTVRLWGVRGSIACPGAETVRYGGNTPCIEMRVGGQVLIFDGGTGLRVLGQSLLSEMPLEGHLFFTHTHWDHIQGFPFFVPAFVKGNCFHIYGAPSPNGMTIEQRLINQMLDPNFPVPLQIMGSDLRFNDIQIGQQIYLGDITIETALLNHPGQATGYRVNWRGCSAVYATDTEHLLDQLDENLLRLAQDADVMIYDATYTDEEYHSTTASKIGWGHSTWQEAIKMAEAARVKQLVIFHHDPLHNDDFLDRIAFQARERFPQAVMAREGMVLQLIEESALEVDSGVAPELKISV
- the pheS gene encoding phenylalanine--tRNA ligase subunit alpha, whose protein sequence is MTNPPESLNDQLEALRRDAEGEVAAAQTLDELEQFRIKFLGKKGQLSQLLGAMGKLPPEERPLIGALTNEVKDAIQSALDSKKAALQAAQIQAQLEAETLDVTLPGVYRPQGRVHPISGVIDRVIDIFVGLGYTVAQGPEMETDYYNFEALNTPADHPARDMQDTFYLPDGNLLRTHTSSVQIRYMSENEPPIRIVSPGRCYRRDTVDATHAAVFHQVEILAIDEGLTFTDLKGTIKVFLQEMFGDDLPVRFRASYFPFTEPSAEVDVQWRGRWLEVMGCGMVDPNVLKAVGYDPEVYTGFAAGFGAERFAMVLHQIDDIRRLYASDLRFLRQF